The genomic window CCTGggtagaggggctcagtgaatatGGTCTGGAATGTGTACACATGGGTCATTGTGTCAGAGTAGACCtcgtagaaggacagagtgccggccgGCCAGTCAAGAAACACTACTACTCTGAGGCAGGAGGACAGGTCTCTATGGGGTTTAGGACAGTTGATGAAGGGCAGAGCAGATATATGAGTCTTTTCATTATTGTGGAAGGCATAGTAATGATCCTGAGTGCAgtacagactccaggacttgtcattggtTCCAAGCCCACAGGCAAGACTCCTTCCTTTTCTTCTGTTGCCTTTATATGTTACTGCTATCACAGCCcacccactccactctacctcccagtaacagcgtccaGTCAGACCCTCTCCACACAGGACCTGGTGAATCAACTCAAATCTGTCTatgtgatcaggatacggctgcttctcttTAACCCTCTCCACCCTTCTGTtcccctcagacagagagaggtttctgtgtgctgtgtttgggtccagtgtgagatcacaggcaTCTGCAGACAAGAGGACAAGTTAGAGGAGAGATAATGGGCTCTCTGATTTG from Salvelinus namaycush isolate Seneca unplaced genomic scaffold, SaNama_1.0 Scaffold1381, whole genome shotgun sequence includes these protein-coding regions:
- the LOC120036599 gene encoding stonustoxin subunit beta-like, giving the protein VDHNEEFWVKPQLMKKYACDLTLDPNTAHRNLSLSEGNRRVERVKEKQPYPDHIDRFELIHQVLCGEGLTGRCYWEVEWSGWAVIAVTYKGNRRKGRSLACGLGTNDKSWSLYCTQDHYYAFHNNEKTHISALPFINCPKPHRDLSSCLRVVVFLDWPAGTLSFYEVYSDTMTHVYTFQTIFTEPLYPGFGVWNKGSSVSLSQVE